From the genome of Thermococcus chitonophagus, one region includes:
- a CDS encoding citrate/2-methylcitrate synthase — protein MRDTVVNSGKGLENVYIDQSSICYIDGFGGKLYYRGYSIEELAEMSSFEEVTFLLWYGELPTKKELEEFSKELARSRKLPEELLDLLYRIPKTAHPMGALRTAVSFLGNLNGEPSATPEDVFRKGISVTAKIPVIVATLYRIKNGLDPIEPSTKLSHAANFLYMLHGEKPPKEWEKAMDVALILYAEHEINASTLTVMTVGSTLSDYYSAIVAGIGALKGPLHGGAVEGAIRQFMEIGSPEKVEEWFFNALKEKRRIMGAGHRVYKTYDPRAKVFKKYARLLGDKTLYEIAERLERLVLEHLGKKGVSINVDYWSGIVFHAMGIPIELYTTIFAMGRIAGWTAHLAEYISHNRLIRPRLQYVGEIGKKYVPVEMR, from the coding sequence GTGAGGGACACGGTGGTCAACTCAGGGAAAGGTCTAGAGAATGTTTACATAGATCAATCCAGCATATGTTACATAGACGGGTTTGGGGGGAAGCTGTACTACAGGGGGTACAGCATAGAGGAGCTAGCCGAGATGAGCAGCTTTGAGGAGGTAACCTTCCTCCTGTGGTACGGCGAGTTGCCGACGAAGAAGGAGCTTGAGGAGTTCTCCAAGGAGCTTGCAAGGAGTAGGAAGTTACCCGAAGAGCTCCTCGATCTCCTGTACAGGATCCCTAAGACGGCCCATCCAATGGGGGCTCTGAGGACTGCGGTGTCTTTTCTGGGGAACCTAAATGGAGAGCCGAGTGCAACCCCGGAGGACGTCTTCAGAAAGGGAATAAGCGTTACCGCAAAGATTCCTGTTATCGTTGCAACCCTGTACAGGATAAAGAACGGGCTTGACCCAATTGAACCGTCAACGAAGTTGAGTCATGCAGCGAACTTCCTCTACATGCTCCACGGTGAAAAACCACCGAAAGAATGGGAGAAGGCCATGGACGTTGCCTTAATCCTGTACGCCGAGCACGAGATAAATGCCTCAACTCTAACGGTTATGACGGTTGGCTCAACTCTGAGCGACTACTACTCAGCTATAGTGGCTGGAATTGGGGCTTTAAAGGGACCACTGCACGGAGGAGCTGTGGAAGGAGCGATAAGGCAGTTCATGGAGATCGGCAGCCCGGAGAAAGTTGAGGAGTGGTTCTTCAACGCACTAAAGGAGAAGAGGAGGATAATGGGCGCGGGGCATAGGGTATACAAAACCTATGACCCCAGGGCAAAGGTGTTCAAGAAGTACGCTAGACTGTTGGGGGATAAAACCCTTTATGAGATAGCTGAGAGGCTGGAGAGGCTTGTTTTGGAGCATTTGGGTAAGAAGGGTGTTAGCATTAACGTTGACTACTGGTCGGGAATAGTGTTCCACGCAATGGGTATTCCAATAGAGCTGTACACGACGATATTTGCAATGGGTAGAATAGCTGGCTGGACCGCTCATCTGGCTGAATACATCTCGCATAACAGGCTGATAAGGCCTAGGTTGCAGTACGTGGGTGAAATCGGAAAGAAGTACGTTCCTGTTGAAATGAGGTGA
- a CDS encoding NADP-dependent isocitrate dehydrogenase: MKLPEEGKIAEVRGGKLEVPDEPIVAVIEGDGIGREVIPVAIRVADRAVELAYGGKRGIIWWELLAGKKALKEKGELLPKETIEGIATVKLALKGPLETPVGSGHRSLNVTLRKVLDLYANVRPVQYYGAPTPFAYADKVDFIIFRENTEDVYAGIEWKAFTEEARKVLEFLEREFGIKVREDSGLSLKPISKFATQRIMRKALQWAVDKGRRVVTIMHKGNIMKFTEGAFREWCYEVAEKEFSEYVSIGEEKPGKILVNDRIADNMFQQIIIKPWAYDVIVTPNLNGDYISDAAAALVGGVGMASGLNLGDYIALAEPVHGTAPDIAGKGIANPSAAILSVALLLEYMGWIEATELIRKALRKTIESGKVTADLAKPGEKALKTEEFAEEVIKAMEGL; encoded by the coding sequence ATGAAATTGCCTGAGGAAGGTAAAATCGCCGAGGTTAGAGGTGGGAAGCTCGAAGTTCCCGATGAACCAATTGTCGCCGTTATAGAGGGCGACGGAATTGGTAGGGAGGTCATTCCAGTAGCCATAAGGGTCGCGGATAGAGCTGTTGAGCTTGCATACGGCGGGAAGAGGGGGATAATCTGGTGGGAGCTTTTGGCCGGAAAGAAAGCCCTCAAGGAGAAGGGTGAGCTCCTGCCAAAGGAGACCATAGAAGGAATAGCAACTGTAAAGCTAGCCCTGAAGGGCCCCCTTGAGACGCCAGTTGGTAGCGGACACAGGAGCCTCAACGTAACCCTGAGGAAGGTTCTCGACCTCTACGCCAACGTCAGGCCAGTCCAGTACTATGGAGCACCAACTCCATTTGCCTACGCGGACAAGGTTGACTTCATAATATTCAGGGAGAACACCGAGGATGTCTATGCCGGAATAGAGTGGAAGGCCTTCACGGAAGAGGCAAGGAAAGTTCTCGAGTTCTTGGAGAGGGAGTTCGGGATAAAGGTGAGGGAAGATTCTGGACTAAGCTTAAAGCCAATCTCAAAGTTTGCCACCCAGAGGATAATGAGGAAGGCCCTCCAGTGGGCGGTGGATAAGGGGAGGAGGGTTGTAACGATAATGCACAAGGGCAACATAATGAAGTTCACTGAAGGGGCGTTTAGGGAGTGGTGCTACGAGGTCGCTGAGAAGGAGTTCTCTGAGTACGTGAGCATTGGGGAGGAGAAGCCCGGGAAGATACTGGTAAACGACAGGATAGCCGACAACATGTTCCAGCAGATAATAATCAAGCCCTGGGCCTACGACGTCATAGTTACGCCTAACCTCAACGGTGACTACATCAGCGATGCCGCCGCTGCCTTGGTTGGTGGCGTTGGAATGGCCTCCGGCCTTAACCTCGGTGACTACATAGCCTTGGCTGAGCCCGTTCACGGGACCGCTCCGGATATAGCGGGGAAGGGGATAGCTAATCCTTCAGCAGCAATCCTAAGCGTTGCACTGCTTCTGGAGTACATGGGGTGGATCGAGGCAACGGAGCTGATAAGGAAAGCCCTGAGGAAGACAATAGAGAGCGGGAAAGTTACTGCAGATTTGGCTAAGCCCGGAGAGAAGGCCTTGAAGACCGAAGAGTTTGCCGAGGAAGTTATAAAGGCCATGGAGGGATTGTAA
- the acnA gene encoding aconitate hydratase AcnA, translated as MYLEEKDGIKFYSLNKLDYDVHSLPYSLRILVENVLRHLNNGIVTEEHLANIFERKGEIPFYPARIIMQDYTGVPAVVDLAAMRDYVAEKGGDPSKVNPEIPVELVIDHSLIVLYHGTKYSLEENMKAELNANKERYSLLKWASKAFKNFRVVPPGKGIIHQINVEHLARIVFYENGLAYPDTVLGTDSHTPMVNGIGVLGWGVGGIEAEAALLGQPYYMRVPEVVGVVLEGEPSPEVTPTDIVLTITEKLRKKGVVGKFLEYTGNLEALSAFDRAVIANMTPENGATVGYFPIDGETIRFIELTRGKKKAKLVEKYAKLNLMFREEEPKYDDVVKIDLSKVEPSVAGPTHPEDRIPLKKLKESFKPKKKVKIVLEGEHEVEDGIVALAAIASCTNTSNPFNILAAALLAKKAVERGLKVKPWVKTSFTPGSRVVVKYLENLGLMSYLEALGFHVNGFACASCIGNSGPLKREVEEAIGEGLVATAVISGNRNFRRRVNPLIEHTYLASPPLVVAFAIAGRINIDFEREPLAYDPNGKPVYLRDIMPTREEIKGLEKIVGEEMFKEIYSNLFESPYWDMIKANEGELFEWDDKSSYIRKPPFFELEPLKGDIKGARVLVFLGDRISTDDISPAGKIDPESPAGKYLRELGVDNLHTYGARRGNHEVMMRGTFARFKTIYWPTGEEMSVYDAAMRYKQEGIPVIIIAGKQYGVGSSRDWAAKGPALLGVKAVIAESFERIHRSNLVGMGILPLQFKDPSVRKELDGSEVYDIIGLDDLYPGKTVKVIARKPGKTVEFEAIVRLETPIEVEYIRHGGILKYAVSRLLSL; from the coding sequence ATGTACCTGGAGGAGAAGGATGGAATAAAGTTTTACAGCTTGAATAAGCTGGACTATGACGTTCATTCCCTTCCATACTCCCTCAGGATTTTGGTTGAGAATGTCCTAAGGCACCTCAACAACGGAATAGTTACCGAGGAGCACCTAGCGAACATATTTGAGAGGAAGGGTGAGATCCCGTTCTACCCTGCGAGGATAATAATGCAGGACTATACTGGAGTTCCTGCAGTTGTTGATCTTGCTGCAATGAGGGACTACGTCGCCGAGAAGGGTGGGGATCCCTCAAAGGTTAATCCAGAGATACCGGTAGAGCTGGTTATAGACCACTCCCTGATCGTTCTTTATCATGGAACCAAGTATTCTCTGGAGGAGAACATGAAGGCCGAGCTGAACGCGAATAAGGAGAGATACTCCCTTTTGAAGTGGGCCTCAAAGGCCTTTAAGAACTTCCGAGTGGTTCCCCCAGGGAAGGGCATCATACACCAGATAAATGTGGAGCACCTCGCCAGAATAGTATTCTACGAGAACGGCTTGGCGTATCCTGACACGGTGCTAGGGACAGACAGCCACACTCCGATGGTTAACGGCATTGGAGTTCTCGGGTGGGGAGTTGGAGGGATAGAGGCCGAGGCAGCTTTACTGGGCCAGCCCTACTACATGAGGGTTCCCGAGGTCGTTGGAGTTGTTCTAGAGGGCGAACCGAGTCCAGAGGTAACGCCAACTGATATAGTCCTCACAATAACGGAGAAGCTGAGGAAGAAGGGAGTAGTTGGGAAGTTCCTTGAGTATACGGGAAACCTTGAGGCCCTCTCGGCATTCGACAGGGCAGTTATAGCGAACATGACGCCTGAGAATGGGGCGACAGTAGGTTACTTCCCGATAGATGGGGAAACGATAAGGTTCATAGAGCTCACGAGGGGGAAGAAGAAGGCTAAGCTAGTGGAGAAGTACGCTAAGCTCAACCTGATGTTCAGGGAGGAGGAACCTAAGTACGATGACGTGGTTAAGATTGATCTCTCGAAGGTCGAACCTTCCGTGGCAGGCCCAACCCATCCCGAGGACAGAATTCCTTTGAAGAAACTGAAGGAGAGCTTCAAGCCCAAGAAAAAAGTTAAGATAGTTTTGGAGGGAGAGCACGAGGTTGAAGACGGAATTGTAGCTTTAGCTGCGATAGCCAGCTGTACGAACACATCCAATCCCTTCAACATTCTTGCTGCAGCTCTGCTGGCCAAGAAGGCCGTTGAAAGGGGCTTAAAGGTTAAGCCCTGGGTTAAGACCAGTTTCACCCCAGGAAGCAGGGTCGTGGTTAAGTACCTAGAAAACCTCGGCTTGATGAGCTACCTTGAAGCCTTAGGCTTTCACGTCAACGGCTTCGCGTGTGCAAGCTGTATAGGCAACAGCGGGCCGCTTAAGAGGGAGGTTGAAGAGGCCATCGGTGAAGGGTTAGTTGCTACAGCTGTAATTAGCGGAAACAGAAACTTCCGGAGGAGAGTAAATCCGCTCATAGAACATACATACCTCGCGAGTCCTCCTCTCGTGGTGGCTTTCGCGATAGCTGGAAGGATAAACATTGACTTTGAGAGGGAGCCATTGGCTTACGATCCAAACGGGAAGCCAGTGTACCTTAGAGACATCATGCCCACCAGAGAAGAGATCAAGGGGCTGGAGAAGATCGTCGGGGAGGAGATGTTCAAGGAAATCTACTCCAACCTCTTCGAGAGCCCCTACTGGGACATGATAAAGGCGAACGAAGGAGAGCTGTTCGAGTGGGATGATAAATCGAGTTACATAAGGAAGCCGCCCTTCTTCGAGCTTGAGCCCCTGAAGGGAGATATAAAGGGAGCTAGGGTTCTCGTATTCCTGGGCGATAGGATTAGCACGGATGACATAAGTCCCGCTGGCAAGATAGATCCTGAAAGTCCAGCAGGGAAATATCTCAGAGAACTCGGTGTTGATAATTTGCATACCTACGGAGCAAGGCGTGGAAATCATGAAGTGATGATGCGCGGAACATTTGCAAGGTTCAAAACAATTTACTGGCCGACCGGGGAGGAGATGAGCGTTTATGATGCCGCGATGAGGTACAAGCAGGAGGGCATTCCGGTCATAATTATAGCGGGGAAGCAGTACGGAGTTGGGAGCAGCAGGGACTGGGCCGCTAAGGGGCCCGCATTGTTGGGAGTTAAGGCCGTAATTGCTGAGAGCTTCGAGAGGATACACAGGAGCAACCTCGTGGGTATGGGAATTCTTCCGTTACAGTTCAAGGATCCCTCGGTGAGGAAGGAGCTTGACGGTAGCGAGGTTTACGACATAATAGGCCTTGATGATCTGTACCCAGGAAAGACCGTGAAAGTTATTGCGAGAAAACCAGGGAAAACCGTTGAATTCGAGGCAATAGTCAGGCTTGAGACTCCAATTGAGGTAGAGTACATCAGGCATGGTGGTATACTCAAGTATGCCGTATCTAGGCTTTTATCTCTTTGA
- a CDS encoding bifunctional ADP-dependent NAD(P)H-hydrate dehydratase/NAD(P)H-hydrate epimerase: protein MRIEDVYIWDINAKWLGITPFQLMENAGAGVARVIEDRFGKGLKVAVFCGTGNNGGDGFVAARHLSFENDVTVFLVGDEAKIRSEEAKLNWNILKNLEFVKVEILKDSSQIRSLDLSNFDVIVDALLGAGTKGEPREPIRSAIEKINEYSGKAKIVSIDLPSGYPSEVRVKCDFAVTFQWDKEEFRDFERVIVKIGYPRELYHLVGPAHVKFAFRRKGEHKGQNGKLLVIGGSENYYGAPYLAAKAASYLVDLVFLLTPETVARKITDPNLIVREAKGRNLSPEHLNMALELAERVDAIVLGPGIGTSEETKEFVKEFLRRCDKPIVIDADALKVVAEDLSLVKGKKAVLTPHAGEFYRLFGVRPEGSLEEKAKLVMEKARESDVVVLLKGPYDIISDGRGWYYNRTGNRGMTTGGTGDVLAGVVGAFLALGNEPLRAAQAGAFLVGYAGDLVKEEKGEAFTALDVVNKIVEALRRCE from the coding sequence ATGAGGATCGAAGATGTTTACATATGGGACATAAATGCTAAGTGGCTTGGAATAACTCCCTTCCAGCTAATGGAAAATGCGGGAGCTGGAGTTGCCCGAGTCATAGAGGATAGGTTTGGAAAGGGCCTTAAAGTTGCCGTCTTCTGTGGAACCGGAAACAACGGCGGGGATGGCTTCGTTGCTGCAAGACACTTAAGCTTTGAGAATGACGTTACGGTATTTCTCGTGGGGGATGAGGCAAAGATAAGGAGCGAAGAAGCTAAGCTCAACTGGAATATACTAAAGAACTTGGAGTTTGTAAAAGTAGAGATACTAAAAGACTCAAGCCAGATAAGAAGCCTTGATCTCTCTAATTTTGACGTGATAGTTGACGCCCTTCTTGGGGCCGGAACGAAGGGCGAGCCTAGAGAACCGATAAGGTCGGCAATAGAGAAGATAAACGAGTACTCTGGCAAAGCTAAGATAGTGAGCATTGACCTGCCAAGCGGTTATCCTTCTGAGGTAAGGGTGAAGTGCGACTTCGCGGTTACATTCCAGTGGGACAAGGAAGAATTTAGGGACTTTGAGAGGGTTATAGTGAAGATAGGCTACCCCAGGGAGCTGTACCATTTAGTTGGCCCAGCCCACGTCAAGTTCGCGTTCAGAAGGAAAGGTGAGCACAAGGGCCAGAACGGGAAGTTGCTCGTGATTGGTGGTAGTGAAAACTATTATGGAGCACCTTACCTGGCAGCTAAGGCCGCAAGCTACCTGGTTGATTTGGTGTTCCTGCTAACCCCCGAGACCGTTGCGAGGAAAATTACAGATCCGAATCTGATAGTTAGGGAAGCTAAAGGTAGGAATCTAAGTCCTGAGCATCTCAATATGGCACTGGAGCTTGCCGAGAGGGTAGATGCCATAGTTCTAGGTCCTGGAATCGGGACGAGTGAAGAAACCAAAGAGTTCGTTAAGGAGTTCCTCAGGAGGTGCGATAAGCCTATAGTTATAGATGCTGACGCTTTAAAGGTTGTAGCTGAAGATTTATCATTGGTAAAGGGGAAGAAAGCGGTGCTGACTCCACATGCCGGAGAGTTCTACAGGCTGTTTGGAGTTAGGCCAGAGGGTTCACTTGAAGAGAAAGCTAAGCTCGTTATGGAGAAAGCTAGAGAATCGGATGTTGTGGTGTTACTTAAGGGGCCTTACGATATTATAAGCGATGGAAGGGGATGGTACTACAATAGAACTGGAAACAGGGGCATGACCACGGGAGGAACAGGCGACGTTCTTGCAGGAGTTGTTGGGGCATTTTTGGCTTTGGGCAATGAACCCCTAAGGGCGGCCCAAGCAGGGGCATTCCTCGTTGGCTACGCAGGGGATCTGGTCAAGGAGGAGAAGGGGGAAGCCTTTACCGCCTTAGATGTCGTTAATAAGATCGTTGAGGCCTTGAGGAGGTGTGAATAA
- a CDS encoding glycosyltransferase family 4 protein, protein MYDVIYPWVKGGVEKRIHELAVRLARRHEVHVYGYKLWDGPEVIEREGIFYHGTVKLKSLYAGGRRSILPPLLHSLKLLRAMKRERFDVIDCQAAPYFPAYSLKILNKENVFITWHEFWGDYWEEYLGFLGNFGKIIEKGLIALADKHVAVSVKTKLDLYKAGLRSDVPVVPNGIDYERIKSIKPAEEKSDVIFVGRLIKEKNVDLLLHSMKILKTEIPDLKIIIIGDGPERARLEMLSKSLGLSGNVRFLGFLERYEDVIAHMKASKVFAFPSTREGFGIVVLEANASGLPVITVDHRMNASKYLIVPGKNGLVVNLDPWDFAKGILRALWGNVGSASKKIAAKYSWDRIVRLWEAVFLS, encoded by the coding sequence GTGTACGATGTAATATACCCTTGGGTGAAGGGGGGTGTTGAGAAGAGAATCCACGAGCTTGCGGTTAGATTAGCTAGGAGGCATGAGGTTCACGTTTACGGCTACAAGCTCTGGGATGGGCCTGAGGTCATCGAGAGAGAGGGGATATTTTACCATGGAACTGTAAAGCTTAAAAGCCTGTACGCGGGCGGCAGGAGGAGCATCCTCCCTCCGCTCCTTCATTCTTTGAAACTACTTAGGGCTATGAAAAGGGAAAGGTTTGATGTGATAGACTGCCAGGCCGCTCCATACTTTCCCGCTTATTCCCTTAAAATTCTTAATAAGGAGAACGTATTCATAACTTGGCATGAATTCTGGGGAGATTACTGGGAGGAATATCTTGGCTTCCTTGGCAATTTTGGGAAGATCATTGAGAAAGGTCTCATAGCTCTCGCTGACAAACACGTTGCCGTTTCCGTTAAGACTAAGCTTGACCTGTATAAGGCGGGCCTTAGGAGTGATGTTCCAGTTGTTCCAAACGGTATAGACTACGAGAGGATAAAGAGCATAAAGCCGGCCGAAGAGAAGTCCGATGTCATCTTTGTGGGGAGGCTCATTAAGGAGAAGAACGTTGACCTTCTCCTTCACTCCATGAAGATCTTGAAAACTGAGATTCCCGATTTGAAGATCATAATAATCGGAGATGGTCCCGAGAGGGCTAGGCTGGAGATGCTAAGTAAATCTCTAGGCTTATCTGGGAACGTGAGATTCCTCGGCTTCCTTGAAAGGTACGAGGACGTTATAGCACACATGAAAGCTTCCAAAGTTTTTGCATTTCCTTCAACGAGGGAGGGATTTGGGATTGTAGTGTTGGAGGCAAATGCCTCTGGCCTTCCCGTGATTACCGTTGATCATAGAATGAATGCCTCGAAGTACCTTATAGTGCCGGGCAAGAATGGCCTCGTTGTAAATCTTGATCCTTGGGATTTTGCCAAAGGTATCTTAAGGGCGCTCTGGGGCAACGTTGGTTCTGCATCAAAAAAGATTGCAGCGAAGTACTCCTGGGATAGGATTGTTAGGCTTTGGGAGGCAGTCTTCCTTTCTTAA
- a CDS encoding glycosyltransferase family 4 protein: protein MTNIQGLVVMGDYCIILRKKTAKAGGISVYAMNLARRLGKVKFSPQEKVSYFFWQFIVIPLWLIKSNCEVYHPAGLIEGVVLPILKPRAKKYITVHDLIPLKRKRSGIPGIIERAVVRLALLSVRMYDRIYAVSHLTKIDLVRRGIPEDKIKVIYQGIDEKFLSPVKGKSGETFNVGYISRMEGYKRHELLFDLFLDYRNPNARLYLGGSGELFDRIKEKAAKDMRVRVLGFVPDDKIVEFYDNLDVYVHPSKYEGWGLPIIEAMARGKPVIVFEDSEIPREVRGRCIVIRPSNLPRVLEELEKNRKLLRKLSIRARRLAMIILKKGRLPPKA from the coding sequence ATGACGAACATTCAAGGATTGGTAGTCATGGGAGATTACTGCATAATCCTCAGGAAAAAAACCGCAAAGGCTGGTGGAATTTCCGTGTATGCAATGAACCTAGCCAGGAGGCTGGGAAAGGTAAAGTTCTCACCCCAGGAAAAGGTTTCGTATTTCTTCTGGCAGTTCATCGTAATTCCTCTCTGGCTCATTAAAAGTAACTGCGAAGTTTACCACCCGGCCGGGCTTATAGAGGGAGTCGTTTTACCTATATTAAAGCCAAGAGCAAAGAAGTACATAACCGTCCACGACCTAATTCCCTTAAAAAGGAAGAGATCAGGAATCCCTGGAATTATAGAGAGGGCAGTTGTAAGGCTGGCCCTCCTCTCCGTGAGAATGTACGATAGGATCTATGCCGTCTCCCACCTCACCAAAATAGATCTAGTTAGGAGAGGAATCCCTGAAGACAAAATCAAGGTAATCTATCAGGGGATAGATGAGAAATTCCTAAGCCCCGTCAAGGGCAAAAGCGGAGAAACTTTCAATGTTGGGTACATATCCAGGATGGAAGGGTACAAGAGGCACGAGCTCCTCTTCGATCTATTTCTTGACTACAGGAACCCGAATGCCAGGCTGTACCTCGGAGGATCTGGGGAGCTCTTCGACAGGATAAAGGAAAAGGCGGCGAAGGATATGAGAGTTAGGGTTCTCGGATTCGTGCCAGATGACAAAATCGTTGAATTCTATGACAACCTAGACGTTTACGTGCATCCATCAAAGTACGAAGGATGGGGATTGCCGATAATAGAAGCAATGGCCAGAGGAAAGCCGGTGATAGTCTTCGAGGATTCAGAGATCCCAAGGGAGGTAAGGGGGAGATGCATAGTAATAAGACCAAGTAACCTCCCACGGGTTTTGGAGGAGCTCGAGAAAAACAGAAAACTACTAAGAAAACTGAGCATTAGAGCCAGGAGATTGGCAATGATTATCCTTAAGAAAGGAAGACTGCCTCCCAAAGCCTAA
- a CDS encoding UDP-glucose dehydrogenase family protein, producing the protein MRISIIGSGYVGLVTGIGFAKLGNDVVFVDIDEEKVRKINEGVPPIYEEGLEELMRELRGKYRATTSYEDAILNSDVTFICVGTPSREDGSIDLKYIRSAAEGIGRALNKKDSYHLVVVKSTVVPGTTEEVVLPILEEYSGKKAPEDFGIAMNPEFLREGSALRDFFNPDRIVIGANDDKAKKILEELYSPLDAPKLFVDIKTAEMIKYASNAFLATKISFANEIGNICKRLGIDSWKVFEGVGLDHRISPHFFRSGIGFGGSCFPKDVKAIVRKAEELGEDPILLKAVLEVNKRQPLKLIELLKKHVPELKGKTVGVLGLAFKPNTDDVRETRAYVVVKRLLEEGANVVAYDPKAMENFRRMYPDVGERIAYAETAQEVLNSTDVILILTEWPEFEELDYSGKIVIDGRRVKNAEKTAEVYEGVCW; encoded by the coding sequence ATGAGGATCTCCATCATAGGTTCTGGGTACGTTGGCCTCGTTACGGGAATTGGGTTTGCAAAGCTGGGGAATGATGTTGTTTTTGTTGACATTGACGAGGAGAAAGTTAGAAAGATCAACGAAGGAGTACCTCCTATATATGAGGAGGGTCTTGAAGAGCTCATGAGAGAGCTTAGGGGTAAATACAGGGCAACGACGAGTTATGAAGATGCTATCTTGAATTCCGATGTAACGTTTATCTGTGTAGGGACTCCCTCTAGGGAAGATGGTTCTATTGACCTTAAGTATATAAGATCCGCTGCTGAGGGGATAGGTAGGGCCTTGAATAAGAAGGACTCTTATCATCTTGTGGTTGTTAAAAGTACCGTTGTTCCTGGGACTACTGAGGAGGTAGTTCTGCCTATACTGGAGGAATACTCGGGAAAGAAAGCTCCTGAAGATTTTGGCATAGCGATGAATCCTGAGTTCTTGAGGGAGGGCTCTGCATTAAGGGACTTCTTCAATCCGGACAGGATAGTTATAGGCGCAAATGATGATAAAGCTAAAAAAATCCTTGAAGAGCTTTATTCGCCTCTTGATGCTCCTAAGCTGTTTGTGGACATAAAAACGGCGGAGATGATCAAATACGCCTCAAATGCATTCCTTGCCACTAAGATAAGCTTCGCCAACGAGATTGGAAATATCTGCAAGAGGCTTGGCATAGACTCTTGGAAGGTTTTTGAAGGTGTGGGCCTAGATCACAGGATAAGCCCTCACTTTTTCAGGAGTGGGATTGGATTTGGAGGGTCATGCTTCCCTAAGGATGTTAAGGCTATCGTTAGGAAGGCGGAAGAGCTTGGTGAAGATCCAATTCTGTTGAAGGCGGTTCTTGAGGTTAATAAGAGGCAGCCGTTGAAGCTCATAGAGCTCCTTAAGAAGCATGTTCCCGAGCTTAAAGGAAAAACTGTGGGTGTTCTTGGCCTTGCATTCAAGCCAAATACGGATGACGTTAGGGAGACTAGGGCTTACGTTGTTGTGAAGAGGCTTCTTGAGGAAGGGGCTAATGTTGTAGCTTACGATCCAAAGGCCATGGAGAACTTCAGGAGGATGTATCCAGACGTGGGGGAGAGAATAGCTTATGCCGAGACCGCTCAGGAGGTTCTTAATTCTACCGATGTCATTCTAATCCTGACGGAGTGGCCTGAATTCGAGGAATTGGATTACTCAGGTAAAATAGTTATCGACGGCAGGCGCGTGAAGAATGCGGAGAAAACCGCCGAGGTTTACGAGGGGGTGTGCTGGTGA
- the galU gene encoding UTP--glucose-1-phosphate uridylyltransferase GalU: protein MKIRKAVIPAAGLGTRMLPITKSMPKEMLPILNKPVIHYVVEEAIKAGIDDILIITGKGKRAIEDYFDRSFELEFYLKERRKDEELKIVEEIGEMVDIYYVRQKKPLGLGDAIRYAEKHVNGEPFAVLLGDDIIISEEPAIKQLMDTYLRFRCTILGVEKVAWEEVEKYGIISGNKIEHGFYEVNELIEKPNRAEAPSNIAIVGRYILEPEIFDFIRRTPPGKGGEIQLTDALRIMLHSGAKIIAREIIGKRYDIGTLEGWLKANIELARGIIKFTKHHHT from the coding sequence GTGAAGATCAGGAAGGCGGTAATCCCTGCAGCAGGCCTAGGAACGAGGATGTTACCAATAACTAAATCAATGCCTAAGGAAATGCTCCCAATATTGAATAAGCCTGTTATTCACTATGTAGTGGAGGAAGCCATAAAAGCTGGAATTGATGATATCTTAATTATTACTGGAAAGGGTAAGAGGGCGATAGAGGATTACTTTGACAGAAGCTTTGAGCTGGAATTTTATTTGAAAGAGAGGAGAAAGGATGAGGAACTGAAAATAGTTGAGGAGATTGGAGAAATGGTCGACATATATTATGTAAGACAGAAGAAGCCCTTGGGCCTTGGAGATGCTATAAGATATGCGGAGAAGCATGTAAACGGAGAACCTTTTGCAGTTCTCCTTGGGGATGATATAATAATAAGCGAAGAACCAGCAATAAAACAGCTAATGGATACTTACTTGAGATTCAGGTGTACTATATTAGGTGTTGAGAAAGTTGCTTGGGAAGAAGTTGAAAAGTACGGTATAATCTCTGGGAATAAAATAGAACACGGCTTTTATGAGGTAAATGAACTTATAGAAAAGCCTAACCGTGCTGAAGCTCCAAGTAACATCGCAATAGTGGGAAGGTACATACTAGAGCCGGAGATATTTGATTTTATAAGAAGAACGCCACCTGGAAAAGGTGGAGAAATACAGCTGACTGACGCACTTAGGATAATGCTACATTCTGGAGCTAAGATAATTGCTAGGGAAATCATAGGTAAAAGATATGATATTGGAACATTAGAAGGGTGGCTAAAGGCCAACATTGAATTAGCTCGTGGGATAATTAAATTTACGAAACATCATCATACTTAG